One Bacteroidota bacterium genomic window, TGAGAAGGTGTTCTTTTAAAAAAAGAGGTGATTTTTTTAACAGGATTTTAATTTTTATATCCTATCTTATTTAAAAAATCTACTTTGAAAATTTGAGAACCTGCATATAATATTAAAGAGCCCATAAAATAAGCAAAGTAAAAAGCAAAATCTATAAGTTGCGATTCAAACTGTGAAAGTTTAAAATGGCTTTTGCAAAAGGGAATAAAAATTCCATTACTTGCTGCTACAAAACCCCAAAAGAAAAATACAGAAATTATTACTGACAGTGCTGAAGTTCCATAATTTTTCTTTTCCATAATTTCCCCTATTGTAAAAATAATGGCTGCAAATTACAGAGGTCTGATACAATTTCCAAAAACAAGTGGCACGAGTTATCCATTATATGTGGAGTGATGATGAAAAACTTGATTTTCATGCTCTAGCAAGAAATATTAATGAACAAAAAAAGCATTTAAACAAAAGATGGGAATGCAGTAAATTTGCAAATCAAAAAAACTGAACCAATGAGCACACAAGCACTCGATACCCCCACACAAACAGAAGTAGATTTTCTTCCTTTGCACGGTACTGACTATGTAGAATTTTATGTAGGCAATGCCAAGCAAGCTGCCCATTTTTATAAAACGGCATTCGGCTTTCAAAGTCTTGCCTATGCTGGGCCTGAGACAGGTGTACGAGATCGTTCATCGTATGTTCTAATTCAAAATAAAATGCGTTTGGTGCTTACCACTCCTCTCACGCCCAATGGTGATATCGCTGAACATTTGAAACTACATGGCGACGGTGTAAAAGTTTTGGCATTGATGGTGGAGGATGCCTATTCAGCATTTGAAGAAACTACCACACGCGGCGGCAAACCTTATATGCAACCCCAAACTCTCAAAGATGACAATGGCGAAATACGCTTGTCGGGCATACATACTTATGGTGACACGGTGCACATTTTTGTAGAACGCAAAAATTATAAAGGTGTGTTTATGCCGGGGTATAGAGAATGGAAATCGAATTATAATCCCGAACCAGTAGGATTAAAATATGTAGATCATTGTGTAGGCAATGTGGGATGGAACGAAATGAATCCTTGGGTGAAATTTTACGAAGACGTGATGGGTTTTAGAAATATACTTTCGTTCGACGACAATGATATCTCGACAGAATACTCAGCATTAATGAGCAAAGTAATGAGCAATGGAAATGGATTTGTAAAATTCCCCATCAACGAACCTGCTGAAGGAAAAAGAAGATCGCAGGTAGAGGAATATTTAGATTTTTATTTGGGTCAAGGTGTTCAGCACGTGGCCATCGCTACCGACGATATAGTAGGCACGGTAACTCAAATGGTAGCAAGGGGCGTAGAGTTTTTGAGCATCCCCGATAATTATTATGAAAGTATCCTTGATCGAGTAGGTCCCATTGATGAGGATTTGGAACCACTTCGCCGTTTGGGTATATTAATTGATAGGGACGATGAAGGTTATCTGTTACAAATTTTCACCAAGCCCGTTGAAGATAGGCCGACACTATTTTTTGAAATTATACAACGCAAAGGAGCACAATCTTTTGGCAAAGGAAATTTCAAAGCATTGTTTGAAGCACTGGAACGCGAACAAGATAACAGAGGAAATTTGTAAATATTATAATAGTTTGAGAATATATATATTAATAATTAGTTTGGTACTATGCTGTACAATTGCCCAGGCCGCAAAAAAAGACAGTACTTTTTTCAAACACCAAACTGGATATGGCCTTTCTATATATCTGAAAACTTCGCAGAACGGAACTATTATTAACGGCACTTTAAATTACAATATGCGGTATCATTTTAAAATGCTTAGCCATAA contains:
- the hppD gene encoding 4-hydroxyphenylpyruvate dioxygenase; this translates as MSTQALDTPTQTEVDFLPLHGTDYVEFYVGNAKQAAHFYKTAFGFQSLAYAGPETGVRDRSSYVLIQNKMRLVLTTPLTPNGDIAEHLKLHGDGVKVLALMVEDAYSAFEETTTRGGKPYMQPQTLKDDNGEIRLSGIHTYGDTVHIFVERKNYKGVFMPGYREWKSNYNPEPVGLKYVDHCVGNVGWNEMNPWVKFYEDVMGFRNILSFDDNDISTEYSALMSKVMSNGNGFVKFPINEPAEGKRRSQVEEYLDFYLGQGVQHVAIATDDIVGTVTQMVARGVEFLSIPDNYYESILDRVGPIDEDLEPLRRLGILIDRDDEGYLLQIFTKPVEDRPTLFFEIIQRKGAQSFGKGNFKALFEALEREQDNRGNL